A DNA window from Hymenobacter volaticus contains the following coding sequences:
- a CDS encoding RagB/SusD family nutrient uptake outer membrane protein — translation MKPTRAALLGLLLITVLSPGCQSFLDKEPLGTTTQDNLFKDAVNAVQAVNAVYDVAAWDQGPKWGDPNGQYVAQNFEWMFGDLMTDDSDKGGSSPSDFPSLIELKTWNTPSSSPIINSLWTHSFTGIARANTVINSIDAGTIDEALKSRLKGEALFLRAYFYFNLVKLYGGVPLFEKTLAPSEARNATRATIAQTYAFIEKDLKDAAALLPEKSAYAAADLGRATKGAANGYLARVIMYQLGTVNGNNHTWQEVYDITNTIIASNQYSLLANYAAIHQEVGENSSESLFEIQFGSDNNGYGPISVGTTSNIFQNNRNTFGYGFNNPTQSLVDEFEPNDPRREVTVIKDNDIALGILNRIDLTQNATGYFNRKAAILRPNAPESGPQNVRKIRYADILLMKAEAAAQTSKPAEAVALVNQVRRRARVSTRPPGTTLGSVTYEPTNAPASTLPDLNMGLSGQPLLTAIWHERRVEFGEESLRLWDLIRTGRYMGILSPEVRARALSHIASEPSVNPTPLLPIPLNDAQSWNLPQNPGY, via the coding sequence ATGAAACCCACTCGCGCCGCTTTGCTCGGCCTACTACTGATTACGGTCCTGTCTCCTGGCTGTCAAAGCTTTCTGGACAAAGAACCTCTCGGCACCACCACCCAGGATAATCTTTTTAAAGACGCCGTGAATGCCGTGCAGGCCGTCAATGCTGTGTACGACGTAGCCGCCTGGGACCAGGGGCCCAAATGGGGTGACCCCAACGGCCAGTACGTGGCCCAGAACTTCGAATGGATGTTTGGCGACTTAATGACCGATGATTCCGATAAAGGGGGCAGTTCGCCCAGCGACTTTCCTTCCCTTATCGAGCTTAAAACCTGGAATACTCCGTCTAGTAGTCCAATCATCAACTCGCTTTGGACCCATAGTTTTACGGGTATTGCACGAGCCAACACCGTAATTAACAGCATCGATGCGGGTACCATCGACGAGGCGCTCAAATCACGACTGAAGGGCGAAGCCCTGTTCCTACGGGCGTATTTCTACTTCAACCTAGTGAAGCTTTACGGGGGCGTTCCGCTGTTCGAGAAAACGCTAGCACCGTCGGAAGCGCGCAACGCAACCCGCGCCACCATCGCTCAGACCTACGCCTTTATCGAGAAGGACCTGAAGGATGCCGCGGCGCTGCTACCTGAAAAAAGTGCTTATGCGGCCGCTGACCTAGGCCGCGCTACCAAAGGCGCTGCCAACGGCTACTTGGCCCGCGTTATTATGTACCAGTTGGGTACCGTGAACGGCAACAACCACACGTGGCAGGAAGTGTATGACATCACCAACACCATCATCGCCTCCAACCAGTACAGCCTACTAGCCAACTACGCAGCCATTCACCAAGAAGTTGGTGAGAACAGCAGCGAGTCGTTGTTCGAGATTCAGTTTGGATCGGACAACAACGGCTACGGCCCCATTTCGGTGGGCACAACCAGCAATATTTTTCAGAACAACCGCAACACGTTTGGCTACGGGTTCAACAACCCCACGCAGAGCTTAGTGGATGAGTTTGAGCCCAACGACCCGCGCCGCGAAGTCACGGTTATCAAGGACAACGACATTGCGCTGGGTATCCTCAACCGTATCGACCTCACCCAGAACGCCACGGGCTATTTCAACCGCAAGGCGGCTATTCTCAGACCCAATGCCCCGGAGTCGGGACCTCAAAACGTCCGTAAGATACGCTACGCCGACATCCTACTGATGAAGGCCGAAGCCGCTGCCCAGACCAGCAAACCTGCTGAAGCTGTAGCCTTGGTCAATCAGGTACGGCGGCGGGCACGCGTTTCCACCCGGCCGCCAGGCACCACGCTGGGCTCCGTAACCTACGAACCCACCAACGCGCCAGCCAGCACGCTGCCAGACCTGAATATGGGCCTGTCAGGCCAACCCTTGCTGACAGCCATCTGGCATGAGCGCCGGGTGGAATTCGGAGAAGAGTCGCTGCGCCTTTGGGATTTGATTCGCACGGGGCGCTACATGGGCATCCTGTCACCCGAGGTGCGGGCCCGTGCGCTTTCGCACATAGCCAGCGAACCCTCAGTGAATCCGACGCCCTTGCTGCCCATTCCCTTGAACGATGCGCAAAGCTGGAATCTGCCGCAAAACCCAGGTTACTAA
- a CDS encoding thiazole synthase, producing MSTQPLVIADRQFSSRLFTGTGKFSSAALMEDALLASGSELVTVALKRVDVTAADDDLLRHLSHSQFQLLPNTSGVRTAKEAVFAAQLAREALETNWLKLEIHPDPKYLLPDPVETLQAAEQLVKLGFVVLPYVHADPVLCKRLEEVGVAAVMPLGAPIGSNKGLLTRDFLEIIIDQSRVPVVVDAGIGAPSHAAAAMELGAAAVLVNTAIAVAGQPVAMAQAFRLAVEAGRLAYEARLASPLAQAAASSPLTAFLD from the coding sequence ATGAGCACTCAACCACTCGTTATTGCCGACCGGCAATTTTCGTCGCGTCTCTTCACCGGCACCGGTAAGTTCAGCTCGGCTGCCCTAATGGAAGATGCTCTGCTGGCCTCGGGCTCAGAGCTGGTGACCGTGGCCCTGAAGCGTGTGGACGTCACGGCGGCTGATGACGATTTGCTGCGCCACCTGAGTCATTCGCAGTTTCAACTACTACCTAACACCTCCGGGGTACGCACGGCCAAGGAAGCGGTATTTGCTGCCCAACTCGCCCGAGAAGCTTTGGAAACCAACTGGCTGAAGCTGGAAATCCATCCCGACCCCAAGTACCTGCTGCCCGACCCCGTGGAAACGCTGCAAGCGGCCGAGCAACTCGTCAAGCTAGGGTTTGTGGTGTTGCCCTACGTCCACGCCGATCCGGTGTTGTGCAAACGGCTGGAGGAAGTGGGCGTGGCGGCTGTCATGCCGTTGGGGGCCCCTATTGGCAGCAATAAGGGCTTACTGACCAGAGACTTTCTGGAAATCATCATCGATCAAAGCCGAGTACCGGTGGTAGTCGATGCCGGTATCGGAGCACCCTCGCACGCGGCAGCGGCTATGGAGCTTGGTGCTGCGGCCGTGCTGGTCAACACAGCTATTGCCGTGGCTGGTCAGCCAGTGGCCATGGCCCAAGCGTTCCGGCTGGCCGTGGAAGCGGGCCGCCTGGCCTACGAAGCCCGCTTGGCTTCGCCGTTAGCGCAGGCCGCCGCTAGTAGTCCACTCACCGCCTTTCTCGACTAG
- a CDS encoding thiamine phosphate synthase: MSLKPFSLVVVSPPEQVANEVELLVELFRQGLLTAHIRKPDWTLAELEAYLQLVPAPYHQRLVLHSHHKLALRYKLKGIHLTEKSRSKPTTTTLLRQLRGQSVSASFHSLEAVVGHRRPYDYVFLSPIFDSTSKADYRSNFRLEQVQEALRRWQGRRGYIPQVVALGGITPHNIRQVQQAGFAGAAVLGGIWQQPDPLVAFQQLQSEIS; this comes from the coding sequence GTGTCTTTAAAACCCTTCTCTCTCGTCGTCGTCTCGCCTCCAGAACAGGTAGCAAATGAGGTGGAGCTTCTAGTTGAGCTTTTCCGCCAGGGCTTGCTGACGGCGCACATTCGCAAGCCAGACTGGACACTGGCAGAGTTGGAAGCGTACTTGCAGCTTGTTCCGGCCCCTTACCACCAGCGGCTTGTGCTGCATTCACACCATAAATTGGCGTTGCGCTATAAACTCAAAGGCATACACTTAACAGAGAAAAGCCGCAGCAAACCAACCACTACCACCTTGCTGCGGCAGCTGCGAGGCCAGAGCGTTTCAGCTTCCTTTCATTCTTTGGAGGCCGTAGTGGGACACCGGCGACCCTACGACTACGTTTTTCTGAGCCCTATCTTTGATAGTACCAGTAAGGCGGATTACCGTAGCAACTTCCGCCTGGAGCAGGTGCAGGAGGCGCTTCGTCGCTGGCAAGGGCGGCGGGGCTACATACCGCAGGTTGTAGCCCTGGGTGGCATTACGCCCCACAACATCCGCCAAGTGCAGCAAGCAGGCTTTGCAGGCGCCGCTGTACTCGGCGGTATCTGGCAGCAGCCCGACCCACTAGTTGCCTTTCAGCAGTTGCAATCAGAAATCAGCTAG
- the thiH gene encoding 2-iminoacetate synthase ThiH, with translation MSFRDVLDAHSWDTTKHSIYAKTAADVELALRAPKRNLEDFKALISPAAAPYLEQMAQLSSQITRKRFGNTVQLYVPLYLSNECQNICTYCGFSLDNHIRRRTLSTVEILQEAAVLKAWGYEHVLLVTGEANQTVGVEYLRNALRTLRSHFAHLSMEVQPLEQADYELLATEGLTTVLVYQETYHQEDYKKHHPKGKKSNFYYRLDTPDRLGRAGIHKMGLGVLFGLEDWRTDSFYTALHLDYLEKTYWQTKYSLSFPRLRPAEGLLQPKVEMSDRELVQLICAYRLLNEEVELSISTRETPTFRDHIIRLGITSISAGSKTNPGGYVVEPSSLEQFEISDERSPAEIAAMIRRQGYEPVWKDWDHALTSVTP, from the coding sequence ATGAGTTTTCGCGATGTTTTAGACGCTCACTCCTGGGACACCACCAAGCACAGCATCTACGCCAAAACGGCCGCCGATGTAGAGCTGGCTTTGCGCGCGCCCAAGCGAAACTTGGAGGATTTCAAAGCCCTGATTTCGCCGGCCGCTGCGCCCTACCTCGAGCAAATGGCCCAGCTCAGTTCGCAAATCACCCGTAAGCGGTTTGGCAACACGGTGCAGCTCTACGTGCCGCTGTATCTGTCGAATGAGTGCCAGAATATTTGCACGTACTGTGGCTTCAGCCTCGATAATCATATCCGGCGCCGCACGCTGAGTACCGTAGAAATCCTGCAAGAAGCTGCTGTACTTAAAGCTTGGGGTTACGAGCATGTGCTGCTGGTAACAGGCGAGGCCAACCAGACGGTTGGCGTGGAGTACCTGCGCAACGCACTGCGCACCTTACGGTCCCACTTCGCCCACTTATCTATGGAGGTGCAACCCCTCGAGCAAGCAGATTACGAACTGTTGGCAACGGAAGGACTGACGACGGTACTAGTTTATCAGGAAACCTATCATCAGGAAGACTACAAAAAGCACCATCCCAAAGGCAAGAAGTCGAATTTCTATTACCGCCTCGACACCCCCGACCGGCTAGGCCGAGCCGGCATACACAAAATGGGGCTGGGCGTGCTGTTTGGGTTAGAGGACTGGCGCACCGACAGCTTCTACACGGCCCTGCACCTCGATTATCTGGAAAAAACGTACTGGCAAACCAAGTATAGCTTGTCGTTTCCGCGCCTGCGCCCGGCCGAAGGACTGTTACAACCCAAAGTGGAAATGTCGGATCGGGAGCTGGTGCAGTTGATTTGTGCGTACCGGTTGCTGAACGAGGAAGTGGAACTCTCGATTTCAACCCGCGAAACGCCAACCTTCCGCGACCATATCATCCGGCTGGGCATCACCTCGATCAGTGCCGGCTCGAAAACCAACCCCGGGGGCTACGTCGTGGAGCCCAGTTCGCTGGAGCAATTCGAGATTTCCGACGAGCGCAGCCCCGCTGAAATTGCGGCCATGATTCGGCGCCAGGGTTACGAGCCCGTGTGGAAAGATTGGGACCACGCCCTTACATCCGTCACGCCATGA
- a CDS encoding TonB-dependent receptor: MKHPVHFSPPAWPKLKVLLLQSALVGLPVSLVTAQPILAGHPAAPGPNASRAQTVLERKITLQVEGQTIKETLAQIARQANVRFVYSQQRIGAERKVSVQATEESLSAVLDEVLAPLKIEYEVINGRIVLKVPTDANVSNANVSQDIGVSGRVVDSKGAGLPGVTVVVKGTTTGTSTGADGSFTLQVPENSVLVVSFVGFTRKEVPVTGATTNLTVTLAEDSQALNEVVVIGYGTARKSDLTGAVASVSSAQLTQVATSDPVQSLQGRVAGVEVTANSGQPGSGTRIRVRGVGTINNSDPLYVVDGIQTSDIGFLLPADIESTEILKDASATAIYGSRGANGVVLITTKHGKAGQTQFNVTGYTGFQQIRRTLPLTTAAEYSTLVSEAFANAGKQVPDSYNSLLQDAIATNAKGIDYQDLVTQKGLITNYSLSASGGTEQNRYLVSGSYFQQNGIIKNSGFKKYVIRVNDDVVLTKRIKAGVAATFTNSNQTGSGDGQGGSPPYLVLQYAVQSNPVFNPFGPNGTYNEDIITRNVLNVPRYLDEQKYNKTQNNNLFSSSYLDISLFEGLSFRSTFGVNYNNNHPKAYQPQYYIGPVDNRAQSALIETRSENVSWVWSNYANYNKTFSDNSSFSATLGQEAQRGFGNGISITAYNVPADASLQYASASRSTGNVVRSSQYDGGLISYFGRANYNFRDKYLVTGTLRFDQTSKFLGPVRTGTFPSVGAAWNISNENFLKDVNYLSVLKLRASYGQVGNQNAAPNYGYASVASNNQIYIFNGAPAPGLAITRVNNPDLKWETAVTTDVGIDAELFNSQLTFTADYYERRTQDMIALSPVPDYLGQAPASANVGSLRNRGLELALNYRNEVGKLQYNVGVNFTKINNEVTSLGGGNPIVAGTVLTQIGNTTLTSVGREIAYFYGLQAQGVFHTQAEIDAYTFTGADGVTKRVQPGAVPGDMRYQDTNGDGTITAADNKYLGSGTPDFSYGASLNLSYSGFDFKVLLYGVEGAEAVNGAGFHLNKSADFVGVWSNFYASRMDRWTPSNPNSNEPRITSNDTNGNDRLSSRHIEDASYLRARNMELGYTLPQAFLGKVKVKGARVFASVDNVFTITDYTGYDPEISTSASYNDPLAYGVDYGNYPQARTYRLGFNVQF, from the coding sequence ATGAAACATCCAGTACATTTCTCACCGCCTGCATGGCCAAAGCTGAAGGTATTATTGCTGCAAAGCGCGCTAGTTGGTTTGCCTGTTAGCTTGGTTACGGCTCAACCCATTCTAGCCGGACACCCCGCTGCTCCGGGGCCAAATGCAAGTCGCGCTCAGACCGTTCTAGAGCGCAAAATCACGCTGCAGGTGGAAGGGCAAACTATCAAGGAAACCTTAGCCCAAATTGCTCGGCAGGCTAATGTCCGCTTCGTGTACAGCCAGCAACGGATAGGAGCAGAGCGCAAAGTAAGCGTGCAGGCTACCGAAGAAAGCTTGTCTGCAGTACTGGATGAGGTATTGGCACCTCTCAAAATCGAGTACGAAGTTATCAATGGCCGCATAGTTCTTAAAGTGCCCACAGATGCAAACGTTTCCAATGCAAACGTTTCCCAAGATATTGGGGTCAGTGGCCGGGTAGTCGATAGTAAGGGTGCAGGGCTGCCAGGTGTGACGGTAGTTGTGAAAGGAACTACTACTGGCACAAGCACTGGGGCAGATGGTAGCTTCACGCTTCAAGTACCCGAAAACAGCGTACTGGTAGTGAGTTTTGTTGGTTTCACTCGCAAGGAAGTACCAGTAACTGGAGCTACCACCAACTTAACTGTAACACTAGCTGAAGATTCGCAGGCCTTGAACGAGGTAGTAGTAATCGGCTACGGTACTGCGCGCAAAAGTGACCTAACAGGCGCAGTGGCCTCCGTGAGTAGCGCCCAGCTCACGCAAGTTGCCACCTCCGATCCAGTGCAGTCGTTGCAAGGACGGGTAGCTGGCGTAGAAGTGACAGCGAACAGTGGTCAACCGGGCTCCGGCACTCGAATTCGGGTGCGGGGCGTAGGCACCATCAACAACAGCGACCCGCTCTACGTTGTGGACGGTATTCAAACCAGTGACATCGGGTTTTTGCTACCCGCCGACATCGAGTCAACAGAAATTCTAAAAGATGCTTCGGCTACAGCCATCTATGGCTCACGTGGCGCAAACGGTGTAGTGCTCATCACCACCAAACATGGCAAGGCTGGTCAGACGCAGTTCAATGTAACGGGTTATACCGGCTTTCAGCAGATTCGGCGGACGCTGCCCTTAACCACCGCCGCCGAATACTCGACGCTCGTATCGGAGGCTTTTGCCAACGCCGGGAAACAAGTACCTGATAGTTATAACTCGCTGCTGCAGGATGCTATTGCTACCAACGCAAAAGGCATTGATTATCAGGATCTGGTAACGCAGAAGGGCTTGATTACCAACTACAGCTTGTCGGCTTCGGGTGGTACCGAGCAGAATCGCTACTTGGTGAGCGGTAGCTACTTTCAGCAAAACGGCATTATCAAGAATTCAGGTTTCAAGAAGTACGTGATTCGGGTGAACGACGACGTGGTGCTCACCAAGCGCATCAAGGCGGGCGTGGCGGCCACATTTACGAACAGCAACCAAACGGGCTCTGGCGACGGTCAGGGTGGCTCGCCACCTTACTTGGTGCTGCAATACGCCGTGCAATCGAACCCTGTTTTCAACCCGTTTGGCCCCAACGGAACCTACAACGAAGACATCATCACGCGCAACGTGCTGAACGTGCCGCGTTACCTCGACGAACAGAAGTACAATAAGACGCAGAACAACAACTTGTTTAGCAGCAGCTACCTTGACATTTCGTTGTTTGAAGGATTGTCGTTCCGCTCTACGTTCGGCGTGAATTACAACAACAACCACCCTAAAGCCTACCAGCCGCAGTACTACATCGGCCCGGTAGACAACCGGGCCCAGAGCGCACTCATCGAAACGCGCAGCGAAAACGTTTCGTGGGTGTGGTCGAATTACGCCAACTACAACAAGACCTTCTCCGACAACAGCTCTTTCTCGGCTACCTTAGGCCAGGAGGCGCAGCGCGGCTTCGGCAACGGCATTTCCATTACGGCCTACAACGTGCCGGCCGATGCCTCCTTGCAATATGCTTCGGCCTCGCGTAGCACCGGCAACGTGGTGCGCAGTTCGCAGTACGACGGAGGCCTGATATCGTACTTCGGCCGAGCCAACTACAACTTCCGCGACAAGTACTTGGTCACGGGTACGTTACGCTTCGACCAGACCTCGAAGTTTCTCGGACCGGTGCGCACGGGCACGTTCCCATCGGTAGGCGCTGCTTGGAATATCTCCAATGAGAATTTCCTTAAGGACGTCAACTACTTGTCAGTGCTGAAGCTACGAGCCAGCTACGGCCAGGTGGGCAACCAAAACGCTGCCCCTAACTATGGCTACGCCTCGGTGGCGAGCAACAACCAGATCTACATATTCAACGGAGCACCAGCTCCCGGTTTGGCCATCACTCGGGTCAACAACCCGGACCTGAAGTGGGAAACAGCTGTTACCACCGACGTGGGCATCGATGCCGAGTTGTTCAACAGCCAGCTGACCTTCACGGCCGACTACTACGAGCGGCGCACCCAAGACATGATTGCGCTGTCTCCGGTACCCGACTACTTGGGTCAGGCTCCCGCTAGCGCCAACGTGGGCTCCCTGCGCAACCGGGGTCTGGAACTGGCCCTGAACTACCGCAATGAGGTGGGCAAGCTGCAATACAACGTGGGCGTTAACTTCACCAAAATCAACAACGAAGTAACCAGCCTAGGCGGCGGCAACCCCATTGTTGCCGGCACTGTACTCACGCAAATCGGTAACACTACCCTTACCAGCGTGGGCCGCGAAATAGCCTATTTCTATGGCTTGCAGGCTCAAGGCGTGTTTCACACGCAGGCCGAAATTGACGCCTATACTTTCACAGGTGCCGATGGAGTGACGAAGCGTGTGCAGCCGGGTGCTGTACCCGGCGATATGCGCTACCAGGATACCAATGGTGACGGCACAATTACGGCCGCCGATAACAAGTACTTGGGCAGCGGCACCCCCGACTTCAGTTACGGCGCTTCGCTGAACCTGAGCTACTCGGGCTTCGATTTCAAGGTCTTGCTGTATGGCGTGGAGGGTGCCGAAGCTGTGAACGGTGCAGGTTTCCACCTGAACAAGTCCGCCGACTTTGTGGGTGTGTGGAGCAACTTCTATGCGAGCCGCATGGACCGGTGGACGCCCAGCAACCCCAACAGCAATGAGCCTCGCATCACGTCGAACGATACCAACGGCAACGACCGCCTAAGCAGCCGCCATATAGAAGACGCCAGCTACCTGCGCGCCCGCAACATGGAACTAGGCTACACGCTACCCCAAGCCTTTTTGGGTAAGGTGAAGGTGAAGGGTGCCCGGGTGTTTGCCTCGGTTGACAACGTGTTTACCATCACGGACTACACCGGCTACGACCCCGAAATTTCCACGTCGGCCTCTTACAACGACCCCCTTGCGTACGGCGTCGACTACGGTAACTACCCGCAGGCTCGCACTTACCGCTTAGGCTTCAATGTGCAGTTTTAA
- the moeB gene encoding HesA/MoeB/ThiF family protein, translating into MTSAEQSRYARHIMLPEIGLEGQQRLARAAVLIVGCGGLGCPVLQYLTAAGVGTIGLLDADTVDESNLQRQVLYSTADVGQLKVKAAHAKLAALNPFVTFQPLPQRLTAANALGLLSDYDVVVDCSDNFATRYLVNDACVLLGKPLVFGAIFKFEGQLSVFNYQSGATYRCLYPEPPAPDEMPSCSDIGVLGVLPGIVGTLQANETLKILLQLGEVLRGKLLVFSSLTMSFQTFNFLAVEANQYLTTLADYEELCGPVVQEITATGLKQKLTSGETLQLVDVREPHEHTRHNIGAGYCHLAT; encoded by the coding sequence ATGACCAGTGCTGAGCAAAGCCGGTACGCCCGACATATCATGCTGCCCGAAATCGGCTTGGAAGGCCAGCAGCGGCTAGCCCGCGCCGCGGTGCTGATAGTAGGGTGCGGCGGACTAGGGTGCCCTGTGCTGCAGTATTTGACTGCCGCTGGAGTAGGCACCATCGGCCTACTCGATGCAGATACTGTGGACGAAAGCAACTTGCAACGCCAAGTGCTCTACTCCACTGCCGATGTCGGACAACTGAAAGTAAAAGCTGCGCACGCCAAATTGGCCGCGCTAAACCCTTTCGTTACGTTCCAGCCACTACCCCAGCGCTTGACGGCCGCTAATGCGTTAGGTCTTCTGTCCGACTACGATGTAGTGGTAGACTGCTCCGATAATTTCGCCACCCGCTACCTCGTCAACGATGCTTGCGTGCTACTCGGCAAGCCGTTGGTGTTTGGTGCCATTTTCAAGTTCGAAGGCCAACTCAGCGTCTTCAACTATCAGAGTGGTGCCACTTACCGCTGCCTCTACCCCGAGCCGCCTGCCCCTGATGAAATGCCCAGCTGCTCCGACATTGGCGTACTCGGCGTGCTGCCTGGCATTGTGGGTACGCTTCAGGCCAACGAAACACTGAAGATACTGCTCCAACTAGGTGAAGTGCTACGAGGCAAGCTGCTTGTATTTAGTAGTTTAACCATGAGCTTCCAAACCTTTAATTTCCTGGCGGTAGAAGCCAATCAATACCTTACAACACTGGCCGATTACGAGGAACTGTGCGGGCCGGTGGTGCAAGAAATTACGGCCACGGGCTTAAAGCAGAAGTTGACGTCTGGCGAGACGCTGCAACTCGTAGACGTGCGCGAGCCCCACGAACATACCCGGCACAACATCGGGGCCGGTTACTGCCACTTGGCAACTTAA
- a CDS encoding rhodanese-like domain-containing protein yields the protein MLPTVPVVVYCQSGGRSRKAARLLQDRGFPVVYSLQNGLADF from the coding sequence TTGCTGCCTACCGTTCCTGTGGTCGTGTACTGCCAGTCGGGCGGGCGCAGCCGCAAGGCCGCCCGGCTGTTGCAGGACCGGGGCTTTCCGGTGGTGTACTCGCTGCAAAACGGCCTAGCTGATTTCTGA
- a CDS encoding RNA polymerase sigma-70 factor, whose product MNSSFCLYAAWTDAALLDALREDQEQAFTEIYKRYCYRLFTVAYRKLKNCEVAEELVQDLFADLWARRSSNQIEQLENYLFTAIRYRIINYIKAQQVKSGYELYCRLSTNEADTDTEKSLAFNDLSEALLASMRKLPEKSREIFQLSRLEHYSVSEISVRVKLSEKSVEYHLTKSLKLLRTYLRDYLLLILPLLVWIH is encoded by the coding sequence GTGAATTCTTCTTTTTGCCTGTATGCCGCTTGGACGGACGCCGCTCTACTCGATGCGCTGCGAGAGGATCAAGAGCAGGCTTTTACGGAGATTTATAAGCGCTACTGCTATCGCTTGTTTACGGTGGCGTACCGGAAGCTCAAGAACTGTGAGGTAGCCGAAGAACTTGTGCAAGACTTATTTGCCGACCTCTGGGCTCGCCGGAGCAGCAACCAAATTGAGCAACTAGAGAACTACCTATTTACTGCCATTCGTTATCGAATTATCAATTATATCAAAGCGCAGCAAGTAAAGTCAGGCTACGAGTTGTACTGCCGGCTAAGCACCAATGAGGCGGATACCGACACTGAAAAATCCCTCGCCTTCAATGATTTAAGCGAGGCCCTGTTGGCGAGCATGCGTAAGTTGCCGGAGAAGTCAAGGGAGATTTTTCAGCTCAGCCGCCTCGAGCACTATAGTGTATCCGAAATTTCGGTGCGAGTCAAGCTCTCTGAAAAGAGCGTGGAATACCACCTAACTAAATCTTTAAAGCTCCTTCGCACTTACCTGCGCGATTATTTGCTGCTGATCTTGCCTCTATTAGTGTGGATACACTAA
- a CDS encoding FecR family protein gives MTEAEFQNLLQRYLDNQCTAEERASVERWYARLEEVEVQTLRSQNQEAVEDAIWQRLVRSKAIPSQGARVIQHPASFWQSAPLKWMAALLVLGAALGLLFTSNQWQGVQLSSQVASNNGWIIRYNQTSQVQRFVLPDSSAITLHPGSRLRYQTAFVGPRREVYLQGEAYFKVHKNPAQPFLVFTKQVVTTVLGTSFRVKAYAGSSEASVAVREGKVAVQARKDAKLTATPAQPASNGVLLLPNEQVVYSVANRHLQKQLVTKPVILRPQKFEFEERPVVEVLTALEKAYGVDIVYDQDKLASCTVSISFDRETLFEKLGLLCKSLGARYSLTNEKIVFQSSGCELSSLSK, from the coding sequence GTGACGGAGGCTGAATTCCAAAATTTGCTGCAACGGTACCTCGACAACCAATGCACTGCTGAAGAGCGGGCATCGGTGGAACGCTGGTATGCGCGCTTAGAGGAAGTGGAAGTCCAAACTCTTCGGAGCCAGAATCAAGAAGCAGTGGAAGATGCCATCTGGCAACGCTTGGTTCGCAGCAAAGCAATACCATCTCAAGGTGCCCGTGTCATTCAACATCCGGCATCCTTCTGGCAAAGTGCCCCACTAAAATGGATGGCTGCTCTTCTGGTTTTAGGAGCAGCACTTGGATTACTGTTCACTTCAAACCAGTGGCAAGGGGTCCAGCTATCTAGTCAAGTGGCGTCCAACAATGGCTGGATTATTCGATACAACCAAACCTCGCAAGTTCAGCGTTTCGTTTTGCCGGATAGCAGCGCTATTACACTGCATCCTGGCAGCCGTTTGCGGTACCAAACAGCTTTTGTGGGTCCCAGACGAGAGGTATATCTACAAGGCGAAGCCTACTTTAAGGTTCACAAAAATCCAGCACAGCCGTTCCTAGTATTCACGAAGCAAGTGGTAACTACGGTGTTAGGCACCAGCTTCCGAGTGAAAGCTTATGCTGGCAGCAGCGAAGCGTCAGTTGCAGTCAGAGAGGGCAAGGTAGCTGTGCAAGCTCGTAAAGATGCAAAGCTTACTGCCACTCCGGCACAACCGGCAAGCAACGGTGTCCTATTGCTCCCCAATGAACAAGTCGTGTACTCGGTAGCCAACCGTCATCTGCAAAAGCAGCTTGTTACGAAACCTGTAATTCTGCGTCCGCAGAAATTTGAATTCGAGGAACGTCCCGTGGTGGAAGTACTAACGGCCCTTGAGAAAGCATACGGAGTAGATATAGTGTACGATCAAGACAAGCTAGCCAGCTGTACCGTCAGCATTTCTTTCGACCGCGAAACGTTGTTCGAAAAACTTGGCTTGCTGTGCAAATCCTTGGGGGCTCGCTATTCTCTTACCAACGAGAAAATTGTATTCCAAAGCTCGGGCTGCGAATTAAGCTCTTTGAGCAAGTAG